The following proteins come from a genomic window of Miscanthus floridulus cultivar M001 chromosome 2, ASM1932011v1, whole genome shotgun sequence:
- the LOC136537552 gene encoding uncharacterized protein — protein sequence MVQPTMRQGFRVSCMPSPSLVRIVNMAASLRVLAVVLAVVSVSLRRAAAATVTVDEACKQHTKYPELCVKSLSSAKPEAKAVAEQGGLAGLAELSLSQAAQVGTETVAFVKGLESTPGGMPPVCLNECLAKFQGALADLQRSKVAVEEAKDVGAVNTWLSAAKIDGDTCMNDCQKVEGGGEMQIVDKIGDLGKMCSIAMSLTDASRNRPAAA from the coding sequence ATGGTCCAGCCCACCATGAGACAAGGATTTCGCGTTTCCTGTATGCCATCGCCATCGCTCGTGCGGATCGTCAACATGGCTGCCAGCCTTCGCGTCCTCGCCGTCGTCCTCGCCGTCGTCTCGGTCTCCCTccggcgcgccgccgccgccacggtcACCGTGGATGAGGCGTGCAAGCAGCACACCAAGTACCCGGAGCTGTGCGTGAAGTCCCTGTCGTCCGCGAAGCCGGAGGCGAAGGCGGTGGCCGAGCAGGGCGGCCTGGCGGGGCTGGCGGAGCTGTCGCTGTCGCAGGCGGCGCAGGTGGGCACGGAGACGGTGGCGTTCGTCAAGGGCCTGGAGAGCACGCCGGGGGGCATGCCGCCGGTGTGCCTGAACGAGTGCTTAGCCAAGTTCCAGGGGGCGCTGGCCGACCTGCAGCGGTCcaaggtggcggtggaggaggccaAGGACGTGGGCGCCGTGAACACGTGGCTCTCGGCGGCGAAGATCGACGGCGACACGTGCATGAACGACTGCCAGAAGGTGGAGGGCGGCGGCGAGATGCAGATCGTCGACAAGATCGGTGACCTCGGCAAGATGTGCTCCATCGCCATGTCCCTCACCGATGCTTCTCGTAATCGCCCCGCGGCAGCCTGA
- the LOC136537551 gene encoding uncharacterized protein, with protein sequence MEARSAMSWYCGSLLAVVIALFLSVSLGVRAAGVGVSGGVDLKASCAATPHPNVCLRALQADHSIKASAATPRDLAEAALRAASTAGGAVGDYARHELDVVKDNLMWQCLNECAEDIEEALDHLDDTEGGLDDGKLRDVKQFLDTAEEDTWSCDKSCKHAPNTPIKAALLAKNRDFEAVMRVANALIKRATGGGDAPAPAPPAPRFIN encoded by the coding sequence ATGGAGGCGAGGTCGGCCATGAGCTGGTACTGCGGCTCCCTCCTGGCCGTGGTCATCGCGCTGTTCCTCTCCGTGTCCCTCGGCGTTCGCGCCGCGGGAGTCGGCGTCAGTGGCGGCGTGGACCTCAAGGCGTCGTGCGCCGCGACGCCGCACCCAAACGTGTGCCTGCGCGCGCTCCAGGCCGACCACAGCATCAAGGCCTCGGCGGCCACCCCGCGGGACCTTGCGGAGGCGGCACTCCGCGCGGCGTCGACCGCTGGCGGCGCGGTGGGCGACTACGCGCGGCACGAGTTGGACGTGGTCAAGGACAACCTCATGTGGCAGTGCCTGAACGAGTGCGCCGAGGACATCGAGGAGGCGCTGGACCACCTGGACGACACCGAGGGCGGCCTCGACGACGGCAAGCTCCGCGACGTGAAGCAGTTCCTGGACACGGCGGAGGAGGACACGTGGTCCTGCGACAAGTCCTGCAAGCACGCCCCAAACACGCCCATCAAGGCCGCGCTGCTAGCCAAGAACAGGGACTTCGAGGCGGTCATGCGCGTCGCGAACGCGCTCATCAAGCgcgccaccggcggcggcgacgcgccgGCGCCCGCGCCGCCCGCGCCAAGATTCATCAATTGA